A single window of Modestobacter italicus DNA harbors:
- a CDS encoding glycosyltransferase: MTSTPVRGGSAALGVERPAGPLLRQRADIAAPGVAILSASITRSRPAADLEVAIPAFNEHSRLPRTLRRTVEFLAEQPYSSRVVIVDNGSSDDTVAAARAIALSTDPRVPVDVVGCARPGKGAAVRRALLSSRSRYVGFFDADLATPVETLAAAMAALDDGAAAAIASRHHPDSELAQRQPLTRRVGGAAFRALSRGLVPGIRDTQCGFKFFQREAVTAALVQCRTTGFSFDVELLWRLYADGGRIVELPVVWTDDEQSTFRPLQDGVASFGALLQVQKLRQS; the protein is encoded by the coding sequence TTGACGTCAACACCAGTGCGGGGCGGTTCAGCCGCCCTCGGAGTCGAGCGACCGGCTGGGCCGCTCCTGCGGCAGCGGGCCGACATCGCGGCCCCCGGGGTCGCCATCCTCTCGGCCTCCATCACGCGGTCCCGCCCGGCTGCTGACCTCGAGGTCGCCATCCCGGCCTTCAACGAGCACTCCCGGCTGCCCCGGACCCTGCGGCGCACGGTCGAGTTCCTCGCGGAGCAGCCGTACTCCTCCCGGGTGGTGATCGTGGACAACGGCAGCAGCGACGACACCGTTGCGGCCGCTCGTGCGATCGCGCTCTCGACGGACCCACGGGTCCCGGTCGACGTGGTCGGCTGCGCCCGGCCGGGCAAGGGCGCCGCGGTGCGCCGCGCGCTGCTCAGCAGTCGCTCGCGCTACGTCGGCTTCTTCGACGCTGACCTCGCAACGCCGGTGGAGACGCTGGCCGCCGCCATGGCCGCCCTGGACGACGGGGCGGCAGCGGCGATCGCCTCGCGGCACCATCCTGACTCGGAACTGGCCCAGCGGCAGCCGCTGACCCGGAGGGTCGGCGGCGCCGCCTTCCGGGCGCTCTCCCGCGGACTGGTCCCCGGCATCCGGGACACCCAGTGCGGGTTCAAGTTCTTCCAGCGCGAGGCGGTGACGGCGGCCCTGGTGCAGTGCCGGACCACCGGCTTCTCCTTCGACGTCGAGCTGCTGTGGCGGCTCTATGCCGACGGCGGGCGGATCGTCGAGCTCCCGGTGGTGTGGACCGACGACGAGCAGTCCACCTTCCGCCCGCTCCAGGACGGTGTCGCCAGCTTCGGCGCGCTCCTGCAGGTCCAGAAGCTGCGTCAGTCGTGA
- a CDS encoding glycosyltransferase, whose amino-acid sequence MALVGGLSYGCSLLMTHLLGAAEYSSYAAAQSLLGMVGIVAAALTPLPLAHAVRTHPRGSRGRRDGVAFAWTVAAAAGLLSALVTGAIATTFAGSGLALAVGASALALFLIAPIDGLLQGELRFVRFASIKVAEIASRVVFSVAAVLLGWHAGGALVGFAVGAFAVLLIVPRALWRDSAWRPQVLSDRWRWAETGDIALTQLVVSVLIGADVVLVAVLGDGSAAAAGYQALSTLAKASVYVAAGTAVVAFPLLRSAGVDVHDVVRSTLRSFSLLSLSATAVVATVPGDLLGLVLPARYAGSDALLPALAVAGLGYATIALLATVLLGLRAYRRSQLGLLGAALVLPVSMLVGWEADSVRGLALGGALGAVAAAAALWALATPLLPSGSTARLASSLVLAAGLFALLQAARPHLVVWLTAVLVTGCAVLIGMRRGPRSAAAVESAADMPGQRGLRVLHLGFEDPAMPGAGGGSLRTHEVNRRLATRDHVTVLVQRFPGALDRVQDGVSYRHIGIGNGANRLTRLLGYMVCLPAAVRRHEADVVVEDFFAPISSLGAPAWTGRPTLGVVQWLNAEDKARQYKLPFPLVQKWGVRRHRRLVAVSLDVGQQLQALNPDAEVDVIGNAVAPEAFVPRPRLGVDVVFVGRLETEQKGLDLLLHGWAAACTDLGARLLVAGTGPDERRLRDLADELGISSQVDFLGWVSGAEKYELLASARLVAMPSRFETFGLVALEGMATGTPVVAFDLPCLRELLPEGCGHRVPDMTADAYGEALRARYTDLAWLEQARARGRVLAGHYDWDAVADRQRAVYAAVAGAAASTHPDLREAIQ is encoded by the coding sequence GTGGCACTCGTCGGCGGCCTGAGCTACGGCTGCAGCTTGCTGATGACCCACCTGCTCGGCGCGGCCGAGTACAGCAGCTACGCCGCCGCCCAGTCGCTGCTCGGCATGGTCGGGATCGTCGCTGCTGCGCTCACGCCGCTGCCCCTGGCGCACGCCGTTCGAACTCATCCGCGGGGTTCGAGAGGACGGCGGGATGGTGTCGCGTTCGCGTGGACCGTCGCCGCTGCCGCAGGTCTGCTGTCGGCGTTGGTCACCGGCGCGATCGCGACGACGTTCGCCGGCTCGGGGCTGGCACTGGCGGTCGGCGCCTCGGCGCTCGCGCTCTTCCTCATCGCGCCGATCGACGGTCTCCTCCAGGGGGAGCTGCGCTTCGTGCGGTTCGCCTCGATCAAGGTGGCTGAGATCGCCAGCCGGGTGGTCTTCAGCGTGGCCGCCGTCCTCCTCGGCTGGCACGCGGGTGGCGCGCTCGTCGGATTCGCCGTCGGGGCGTTCGCCGTGCTCCTGATCGTCCCGCGTGCCCTGTGGCGCGACTCGGCGTGGCGCCCGCAGGTGCTCAGCGATCGGTGGAGGTGGGCCGAGACCGGCGACATCGCGCTCACCCAGCTGGTCGTCTCGGTGCTGATCGGCGCCGACGTCGTCCTGGTCGCGGTGCTCGGTGACGGCTCCGCGGCCGCCGCCGGCTACCAGGCGCTGTCCACGCTGGCGAAGGCCTCGGTCTACGTGGCGGCCGGAACGGCAGTCGTTGCCTTCCCGCTGCTCCGCAGCGCCGGCGTCGACGTCCACGACGTCGTGCGGTCGACGCTGCGCTCCTTCTCACTGCTCTCCCTGTCCGCGACCGCGGTCGTCGCCACCGTGCCGGGGGACCTGCTCGGGCTGGTGCTGCCGGCCCGCTACGCCGGGTCCGATGCACTGCTGCCGGCGCTCGCCGTCGCTGGCCTGGGGTACGCGACCATCGCGTTGCTGGCCACGGTGCTCCTCGGTCTGCGCGCGTACCGCCGCAGCCAGCTGGGTCTGCTCGGGGCCGCCCTCGTGCTGCCGGTGTCGATGCTGGTCGGCTGGGAGGCCGACTCGGTTCGCGGGCTCGCGCTCGGCGGTGCGCTCGGAGCCGTGGCGGCCGCTGCTGCCCTGTGGGCGCTCGCCACCCCGTTGCTCCCGTCGGGCAGCACCGCTCGGCTGGCCAGTTCTCTCGTCCTGGCGGCCGGGTTGTTCGCACTCCTGCAGGCAGCCCGCCCGCACCTCGTGGTGTGGCTGACCGCCGTGCTGGTGACCGGATGCGCCGTGCTGATCGGGATGCGCCGTGGACCGAGGTCGGCGGCAGCAGTCGAGTCGGCGGCCGACATGCCGGGGCAGCGCGGGCTCCGTGTGCTGCACCTGGGCTTCGAGGACCCGGCCATGCCCGGCGCCGGCGGCGGCTCGCTGCGCACCCACGAGGTCAACCGTCGTCTGGCCACCCGCGATCACGTGACCGTGCTCGTGCAGCGGTTCCCCGGCGCGCTCGACCGGGTGCAGGACGGCGTCTCGTACCGGCACATCGGCATCGGCAACGGCGCGAACAGGCTGACCCGGTTGCTCGGCTACATGGTGTGCCTGCCCGCTGCCGTCCGCCGGCACGAGGCGGATGTCGTGGTGGAGGACTTCTTCGCGCCGATCTCCAGCCTCGGTGCCCCAGCGTGGACCGGTCGGCCGACCCTCGGCGTCGTCCAGTGGCTCAACGCCGAGGACAAGGCCCGCCAGTACAAGTTGCCCTTCCCGCTGGTCCAGAAGTGGGGCGTGCGCCGTCACCGACGGTTGGTCGCCGTCTCCCTCGACGTGGGGCAGCAGCTCCAGGCGCTGAACCCGGACGCCGAGGTGGACGTCATCGGCAACGCCGTGGCGCCCGAGGCGTTCGTCCCGCGACCTCGTCTCGGCGTGGACGTCGTCTTCGTGGGTCGGTTGGAGACCGAGCAGAAGGGGCTCGACCTCCTGCTGCACGGCTGGGCCGCGGCGTGCACCGACCTCGGCGCACGGCTGCTGGTCGCCGGTACCGGGCCGGACGAGCGGCGGTTGCGGGACCTCGCCGACGAGCTGGGCATCTCGAGCCAGGTCGACTTCCTGGGCTGGGTCAGCGGCGCGGAGAAGTACGAACTGCTCGCCTCCGCCCGGCTGGTCGCCATGCCCTCCCGGTTCGAGACCTTCGGGTTGGTCGCGCTGGAGGGCATGGCCACCGGTACGCCGGTGGTCGCCTTCGACCTGCCCTGTCTTCGTGAGCTGCTGCCCGAGGGCTGCGGCCATCGGGTGCCCGACATGACCGCCGATGCCTACGGCGAGGCCCTCCGCGCGCGGTACACGGACCTCGCCTGGCTCGAGCAGGCACGAGCTCGGGGGCGGGTGCTGGCCGGCCACTACGACTGGGATGCCGTCGCCGACCGGCAGCGCGCGGTGTACGCCGCTGTCGCCGGTGCCGCGGCATCGACTCACCCCGACCTCCGAGAGGCCATCCAGTGA
- a CDS encoding ArnT family glycosyltransferase, translated as MTAIAEHLPTAPSVITTHRTPRARRLAGAVWTLPLVAGLVALLVRAVGLRTSNDVFIDELLYARFADQVAHGQWPGADGVPFFLHPIGSFALDGLVVRVLGLSGSTIDLVLQLRWVNAVLGALTVVLVAVLVRRLAGPRIAVLAAVVLAFDPFVLRSNGRVMIETPAVLWLLAGWLVLLIARERSLQRPAVRWELAAGLLLGMALVTKDMTVVPGLGAVALAVMWRRTLPVWTAVRVGAAALVPYLISMAVVASLGLLPEWAEQKRLGAERMLGMQQTTGFNAAGGGSLGSRLVDELGRFGTSYVLLAVCVPAGLVALFSVVAARRFIGLIAVCTGALGVYAVGFGAAEEQFGYYVVVTAVLAVAVALPELVARRQGLRRSVAVLVVLFTVSSVVLGVQSRFVSDDSFREVEAWLGDELPVGAEFAVTGDAAELAFPEYAVAPSLMDLRDDGVDYVLTNGKPVTEGYGYAAPELLDWLAAHAMPVLRVEGPSNGETVVWQLDRDAVDDAVDSGTTIPAVRTAAR; from the coding sequence GTGACCGCGATCGCGGAGCACCTGCCCACCGCACCCTCAGTCATCACCACCCACCGCACGCCGCGGGCGCGGCGGCTCGCCGGCGCGGTGTGGACACTGCCCCTGGTCGCCGGGCTCGTCGCGCTGCTGGTGCGGGCGGTCGGGCTGCGCACCTCCAACGACGTGTTCATCGACGAGCTGCTGTACGCGCGGTTCGCCGACCAGGTCGCCCACGGGCAGTGGCCCGGTGCCGACGGAGTCCCCTTCTTCCTGCACCCGATCGGCTCGTTCGCACTGGACGGGCTGGTCGTCAGGGTCCTCGGGTTGTCCGGGTCGACGATCGACCTGGTCCTGCAGCTGCGCTGGGTCAACGCCGTGCTCGGGGCGCTCACCGTGGTGCTCGTCGCCGTCCTGGTCCGGCGGCTGGCCGGCCCCAGGATCGCGGTGCTCGCCGCGGTCGTCCTCGCGTTCGACCCCTTCGTGCTGCGCAGCAACGGCCGGGTCATGATCGAGACACCGGCGGTCCTCTGGCTGCTCGCTGGGTGGCTGGTGCTGCTGATCGCACGGGAGCGCTCGCTGCAGCGCCCGGCGGTCCGGTGGGAGCTGGCAGCGGGGCTGCTGCTCGGTATGGCCCTGGTGACCAAGGACATGACGGTGGTGCCTGGCCTGGGCGCCGTGGCGCTGGCGGTGATGTGGCGACGGACGCTGCCGGTGTGGACGGCCGTGCGGGTGGGAGCGGCGGCCCTGGTGCCGTACCTGATCTCCATGGCCGTGGTCGCCTCTCTCGGGCTGCTCCCTGAGTGGGCGGAGCAGAAGCGCCTGGGCGCCGAGCGGATGCTCGGGATGCAGCAGACGACGGGCTTCAACGCCGCCGGTGGCGGGAGCCTGGGTTCGCGGCTCGTGGACGAGCTCGGGCGGTTCGGCACCAGCTACGTGCTGCTCGCTGTCTGCGTGCCGGCAGGTCTGGTCGCCTTGTTCAGCGTGGTCGCGGCCCGCCGGTTCATCGGGCTGATCGCGGTCTGCACCGGGGCGCTGGGTGTGTACGCCGTGGGCTTCGGGGCCGCCGAGGAGCAGTTCGGCTACTACGTCGTCGTCACGGCCGTGCTGGCTGTCGCGGTGGCGCTGCCCGAGTTGGTGGCTCGCCGTCAGGGTCTGCGGCGATCGGTGGCTGTGCTCGTCGTGCTGTTCACCGTGTCGAGCGTGGTGCTCGGTGTGCAGTCCCGTTTCGTCTCCGACGACTCGTTCCGCGAGGTGGAGGCGTGGCTGGGTGACGAGCTGCCGGTCGGTGCCGAGTTCGCCGTGACCGGGGATGCCGCCGAGCTGGCTTTCCCGGAGTACGCCGTGGCGCCGTCCCTGATGGACCTGCGCGATGACGGTGTCGACTACGTGCTCACCAACGGCAAGCCGGTGACCGAGGGCTACGGCTACGCCGCGCCGGAGCTTCTGGACTGGCTGGCCGCACACGCAATGCCGGTGCTCAGGGTCGAGGGGCCGAGCAATGGCGAGACCGTCGTGTGGCAGCTCGATCGGGACGCGGTCGACGACGCGGTCGACTCCGGCACGACGATCCCAGCGGTGCGCACCGCGGCTCGGTGA
- a CDS encoding glycosyltransferase family 2 protein, producing MSVDRSIPAELTFTAIICAYTLERWDDISAAVASLRAQTSPVTEIVLVSDHNDELLARATAAFPDVRCLANAGQQGLSGARNTGVAAATGDIVAFLDDDAAAEPGWVVAQLDAYRDEQVLGVGGWVLPAWKAPRPDWFPDEFLWVVGCSYAGLPTTRAEIRNPIGANMSFRRSAFTVAGGFDPMMGRLGKDAAGCEETEFAIRARGAFDGSRIVMAPDAVCRHNVSPDRVTRAYFRRRCQAEGRSKALVSQLTGSDTALSSERTYVSRTLPLGILRHLRSGGRAGVGQAWAIVEGTALTASSYLVARLRARRVPTGA from the coding sequence ATGTCGGTCGACCGCTCGATCCCGGCCGAACTGACGTTCACGGCCATCATCTGCGCGTACACCCTCGAGCGCTGGGACGACATCAGCGCCGCCGTGGCCAGCCTGCGCGCCCAGACCAGCCCGGTGACCGAGATCGTCCTGGTCTCCGACCACAACGACGAGCTGCTCGCCCGGGCCACCGCCGCGTTCCCCGACGTCCGCTGCCTGGCCAACGCCGGCCAGCAGGGCCTGTCGGGCGCCCGCAACACCGGCGTGGCCGCCGCGACCGGTGACATCGTCGCCTTCCTGGACGACGACGCCGCCGCCGAGCCCGGCTGGGTGGTCGCCCAGCTCGACGCCTACCGCGACGAGCAGGTCCTCGGCGTCGGCGGCTGGGTGCTGCCGGCCTGGAAGGCCCCGCGGCCGGACTGGTTCCCCGACGAGTTCCTCTGGGTCGTCGGCTGCAGCTACGCCGGCCTGCCCACCACCCGGGCGGAGATCCGCAACCCCATCGGCGCGAACATGAGCTTCCGCCGCAGCGCCTTCACCGTCGCCGGTGGCTTCGACCCGATGATGGGCCGACTCGGCAAGGACGCCGCCGGCTGCGAGGAGACCGAGTTCGCCATCCGCGCCCGCGGCGCCTTCGACGGCTCCCGGATCGTGATGGCGCCCGACGCCGTCTGCCGGCACAACGTCTCCCCCGACCGGGTGACCCGCGCCTACTTCCGGCGCCGCTGCCAGGCCGAGGGCCGCTCCAAGGCCCTCGTCAGCCAGCTCACCGGCAGCGACACCGCACTCTCCAGCGAGCGCACCTACGTCTCGCGGACCCTGCCGCTGGGGATCCTGCGGCACCTGCGCTCCGGCGGCCGCGCCGGCGTCGGCCAGGCCTGGGCCATCGTCGAGGGCACGGCCCTCACCGCCTCGAGCTACCTCGTCGCGCGGCTGCGTGCCCGGAGGGTTCCCACCGGGGCGTGA
- a CDS encoding glycosyltransferase family 4 protein — translation MTATEEPTTNITGLAGARVLVLNWRDVRHPQAGGAEQYMHEISRRWRAAGVDVTWFTARPAGQPAYEELDGIPTFRAGSDLSLYPRTAAQLLRTRGRFDAVVDCQNGIPFFSPLFAGQGVPVVQLVHHVHQDQFATRFGPVVAGLGRLLERNVARIVYGRRAIAAVSPSTRTELRHRLGFRGPIFVVPNGTDTLPAGVRQRAERPTLVLVSRLVPHKRVDLLVGQLATAAEQVPGLAVHIIGDGPERSRLQGLVADLALQDTVTFHGRLPDAQRDELLSRAWVTTSTSAAEGWGCSVIEAAAWGVPCLALRAPGIRDSILDGETGWLVERASDFGPALVRAMRELSSDPRAAEVAAACQDWARCFTWDRSAELLAGVVLDQLQSARAAANRRSARSDMAVLADFRRPADAELRSLLRPTDEVVVTGDHASVVLNGCDEFDATTVLGRLGAADPTLRLIDRRELLAGPAAPPPGQSTTLLAGLT, via the coding sequence GTGACCGCGACCGAGGAGCCGACCACGAACATCACCGGATTGGCCGGCGCCCGGGTGCTGGTGCTCAACTGGCGCGACGTGCGGCACCCGCAGGCGGGCGGCGCCGAGCAGTACATGCACGAGATCAGCCGCCGGTGGCGGGCGGCCGGCGTCGACGTCACCTGGTTCACCGCTCGGCCGGCGGGTCAGCCGGCGTACGAGGAACTCGACGGCATCCCGACCTTCCGGGCAGGCAGCGACCTGTCGCTCTACCCGCGCACCGCAGCGCAGTTGCTGCGCACCCGTGGCCGCTTCGACGCGGTGGTGGACTGCCAGAACGGCATCCCGTTCTTCTCCCCGCTGTTCGCCGGGCAGGGCGTGCCGGTGGTGCAGTTGGTCCACCACGTGCACCAGGACCAGTTCGCCACCCGATTCGGCCCCGTGGTCGCCGGGTTGGGCCGGCTGCTCGAGCGGAACGTCGCGCGCATCGTCTACGGCCGTCGGGCCATCGCTGCTGTGTCGCCGTCCACCCGTACCGAACTGCGGCACCGGCTGGGCTTCCGCGGGCCCATCTTCGTGGTGCCCAACGGCACCGACACCCTGCCGGCCGGAGTCCGCCAGCGGGCGGAGCGGCCGACGCTGGTGCTCGTCAGCCGGCTCGTGCCGCACAAGCGGGTGGACCTGCTGGTCGGCCAGCTGGCCACGGCTGCTGAGCAGGTCCCGGGGCTGGCCGTGCACATCATCGGAGACGGCCCGGAGCGGTCCCGTCTGCAGGGCCTGGTCGCCGACCTGGCGCTGCAGGACACCGTCACGTTCCACGGCCGGTTGCCTGACGCCCAGCGTGACGAGCTGCTCAGCCGCGCCTGGGTGACGACGTCCACCTCGGCTGCCGAGGGCTGGGGTTGCTCGGTCATCGAGGCAGCAGCGTGGGGTGTCCCGTGTCTGGCGCTGCGGGCGCCCGGCATCCGCGACTCCATCCTGGACGGCGAGACCGGCTGGCTGGTCGAGCGGGCCAGCGACTTCGGTCCTGCCCTGGTCCGCGCGATGCGCGAGCTGTCGTCGGATCCGCGCGCCGCCGAGGTCGCCGCAGCCTGCCAGGACTGGGCGCGTTGCTTCACCTGGGACCGCAGCGCCGAGCTCCTCGCCGGCGTGGTGCTCGACCAGCTGCAGAGCGCTCGAGCAGCGGCCAACCGGCGTTCGGCCCGCTCGGACATGGCGGTGCTGGCCGACTTCCGTCGTCCGGCGGATGCTGAGCTGCGCTCGCTGCTGCGGCCCACCGACGAGGTCGTGGTCACCGGCGACCACGCATCCGTGGTGCTCAACGGCTGCGACGAGTTCGACGCCACCACGGTGCTGGGCCGTCTCGGCGCTGCCGACCCGACGCTCCGGCTGATCGACCGGCGGGAGCTGCTGGCCGGCCCGGCAGCCCCGCCCCCTGGCCAGAGCACGACTCTGCTGGCCGGCCTGACGTGA
- a CDS encoding dTDP-glucose 4,6-dehydratase, with translation MRVLVTGGAGFIGSHYVRTMLTGGYPGFEDAQVTVFDKLTYAGNLANLAPVADDPNYRFVQGDICSAADLDAALPGHDVVVNFAAESHVDRSLTGAAGFVLTNVLGAQQVFDAALRHRVRRVVHVSTDEVYGSIEHGSWTEDHLLEPNSPYSAAKAGSDLIARAYAQTYGLDISITRCSNNYGPYHFPEKVIPLFVTNLLDGLSVPLYGEGANVRDWLFVDDHCRGIQLVLEQGAAGEFYNIGGGRELPTGS, from the coding sequence ATGCGCGTCCTGGTCACCGGCGGTGCCGGCTTCATCGGTTCGCACTACGTGCGCACCATGCTCACCGGTGGCTATCCCGGTTTCGAGGACGCGCAGGTGACCGTCTTCGACAAGCTCACCTACGCCGGCAACCTCGCCAACCTGGCCCCGGTCGCCGACGACCCGAACTACCGGTTCGTGCAGGGCGACATCTGCTCCGCCGCCGACCTGGACGCCGCCCTGCCCGGGCACGACGTGGTGGTCAACTTCGCCGCCGAGTCCCACGTCGACCGCTCCCTCACCGGCGCCGCCGGGTTCGTGCTGACCAACGTGCTGGGCGCCCAGCAGGTCTTCGACGCCGCGCTGCGCCACCGGGTCCGCCGCGTCGTGCACGTGTCCACCGACGAGGTCTACGGCTCCATCGAGCACGGCTCCTGGACCGAGGACCACCTGCTGGAACCCAACTCGCCGTACTCCGCGGCGAAGGCGGGCAGTGACCTGATCGCCCGGGCCTACGCCCAGACCTACGGGCTGGACATCTCCATCACCCGCTGCTCGAACAACTACGGGCCCTACCACTTCCCGGAGAAGGTGATCCCGCTGTTCGTCACCAACCTCCTCGACGGCCTCTCCGTGCCGCTGTACGGGGAGGGGGCGAACGTGCGGGACTGGCTGTTCGTCGACGACCACTGCCGCGGCATCCAGCTGGTGCTCGAGCAGGGCGCGGCCGGGGAGTTCTACAACATCGGCGGCGGCCGGGAACTGCCAACCGGGAGCTGA
- a CDS encoding metal-dependent hydrolase translates to MTSSPAPPRTTPRWLEAAGSSRWTVLLPLAGLLLVVALDAALAYRHWPMVLAGLIDEPGHLVTAALLLAALLPWRGRAIAPWALAGSVLLDVDHVPLYWFWPGIAAEGGGRPVTHSLITAAVLLAGAAALTRWRIPLVGLAVGVLLHQLRDLASGPGVPLLFPWTEAWVRVSERSYLAVVAVAAVIATVRIARAVSAARSG, encoded by the coding sequence ATGACCTCGTCTCCCGCGCCGCCGCGGACGACGCCGCGCTGGCTCGAGGCCGCCGGGTCCTCACGCTGGACCGTGCTGCTGCCCCTCGCCGGGCTGCTCCTCGTCGTCGCGCTGGACGCCGCGCTCGCCTACCGGCACTGGCCGATGGTCCTCGCCGGGCTGATCGACGAGCCGGGCCACCTCGTCACCGCTGCACTCCTGCTGGCCGCACTGCTCCCCTGGCGCGGGCGGGCGATCGCCCCGTGGGCGCTGGCCGGGTCCGTCCTGCTGGACGTCGACCACGTGCCGCTCTACTGGTTCTGGCCGGGGATCGCCGCCGAGGGCGGGGGCCGGCCGGTCACCCACTCGCTGATCACCGCAGCCGTGCTGCTCGCCGGCGCAGCCGCACTGACGCGGTGGCGGATCCCGCTCGTCGGCCTGGCCGTCGGCGTCCTGCTGCACCAGCTCCGGGACCTGGCCTCCGGCCCGGGCGTACCACTGCTCTTCCCCTGGACCGAGGCGTGGGTCCGGGTCTCCGAGCGGAGCTACCTCGCGGTCGTGGCGGTGGCCGCCGTCATCGCCACCGTGCGCATCGCCCGCGCGGTCAGCGCGGCAAGAAGCGGCTGA